One genomic window of Camelina sativa cultivar DH55 chromosome 5, Cs, whole genome shotgun sequence includes the following:
- the LOC104787329 gene encoding NDR1/HIN1-Like protein 3-like, with translation MVYINTCWCISITKYIRAMGDHQQKVHPVLQMETNKTTTTAPAAPRKTELLPIQRPVTPPAMRSKKGNLCCKIFCWVLSLLAIALIALAIGVAVVYFVFHPKLPRYEVNSLRVTNLGINLDLSLSAEFRVEITARNPNKKIGIYYEKGGHIGVWYDKTKLCEGPIPRFYQGHRNVTKLNVVLTGRAQAGNTVLSALQQQQQTGRVPLDLKVDAPVAVKLGKLKMKKIRILGNCKLVVDSLSTNNNINIKASDCSFRVKL, from the coding sequence ATGGTATACATAAATACATGTTGGTGCATTAGTATTACTAAATACATTAGAGCAATGGGAGATCATCAACAAAAAGTTCATCCGGTTCTTCAAATGGAAACTAACAAGACGACCACAACAGCACCAGCAGCTCCAAGAAAGACAGAGCTGCTTCCGATTCAACGGCCTGTTACGCCTCCTGCGATGCGTAGTAAGAAAGGAAATCTCTGCTGCAAAATATTCTGTTGGGTGCTAAGCCTTCTAGCCATTGCATTGATCGCGTTAGCAATTGGGGTTGCGGTTGTATACTTTGTCTTCCACCCTAAACTCCCGCGTTACGAAGTAAACAGTTTACGAGTTACCAACCTCGGGATCAATTTAGACCTCTCTCTCTCCGCGGAGTTTAGAGTCGAGATCACAGCTCGTAATCCCAACAAAAAAATCGGCATTTATTACGAAAAAGGAGGACATATCGGTGTGTGGTACGACAAGACAAAGCTCTGCGAGGGGCCTATACCGAGGTTTTATCAAGGGCATCGCAATGTGACTAAACTAAATGTGGTTCTAACAGGAAGAGCGCAAGCCGGGAACACTGTCTTGTCGGCattgcagcagcagcaacagacTGGACGTGTGCCGTTAGATCTTAAAGTGGATGCACCTGTTGCCGTAAAACTCGGAAaattgaagatgaaaaagattcGGATATTGGGGAATTGTAAGCTTGTTGTTGATAGTTtatcaacaaacaataatatCAACATCAAAGCTAGTGATTGCAGTTTTAGGGTCAAACTCTGA